The following proteins come from a genomic window of Larimichthys crocea isolate SSNF chromosome XV, L_crocea_2.0, whole genome shotgun sequence:
- the rbm39b gene encoding RNA-binding protein 39 isoform X3 has product MADDFDVEAMLEAPYRKDEIKSSHANGHDDQNKKKRRSRSKSRSPGSKKRRSRSRDKKKGKKRSRSRERKRSRSRERHRSGSRSKERSGRYKARKSPIRKRSKSRSPFKKEKSPIRQPIDNLTPEERDARTVFCMQLAARIRARDLEDFFSAVGKVRDVRMISDRNSRRSKGIAYIEFVEASSVPLAIGLTGQRLLGVPIIVQASQVMAEKNRAAAAANNLQKGSSGPMRLYVGSLHFNITEEMLRGIFEPFGKIEGIQLMMDSETGRSKGYGFISFADAECAKKALEQLNGFELAGRPMKVGHVTERSDSSTASSFLDNDELERTGIDLGTTGRLQLMARLAEGTGLKIPPAAQQALQMTGSIPFGNIAAPAAVPAPAPSQALNLPSQPLATHCLQLSNLFNPQAENDPSWAIEIQDDVIEECNKHGGIVHIYVDKNSAQGNVYVKCPSIPAAMATVNALHGRWFAGKMITAAYVPLPTYHNLFPDSVTAKQLLMPARR; this is encoded by the exons ATGGCTGATGATTTTGACGTAGAGGCCATGCTGGAGGCTCCATACAGAAAG GATGAGATCAAGTCCTCTCATGCAAATGGACATGACGACCAGAACAAGAA GAAAAGGAGGAGTCGAAGCAAGAGCCGAAGCCCAGGCTCTAAgaagagaagaagcaggagCCGAGACAAAAAGAAGGGCAAGAAGAGAAGCAGGAGCCGAGAAAGAAAGCGAAGCCGTAGCAGAGAGCGCCATCGCAGCGGCTCCCGAAGCAAGGAACGCTCCGGCCGATACAAAGCACGCAAAAGCCCCAT ccGGAAACGTTCCAAAAGTCGAAGTCccttcaaaaaagaaaagagtccCATCAG GCAACCAATTGACAATCTCACACCAGAGGAGAGGGATGCCCGCACAGTTTTCTGCATGCAGCTCGCTGCAAGAATCAGAGCCCGAGACCTGGAAGATTTCTTCTCGGCTGTCGGAAAA GTGAGAGATGTGAGAATGATCtcagacagaaactccaggagATCAAAGGGCATCGCATACATCGAGTTCGTGGAGGCTTCGTCTGTACCGCTGGCGATTGGATTGACCGGCCAGAGGCTTTTAGGAGTGCCCATCATTGTACAGGCCTCACAGGTTATG gcagagaaaaacagagctgcagctgctgccaaTAACCTACAGAAGGGCAGTTCGGGTCCGATGCGGCTGTACGTGGGCTCGCTGCACTTCAACATCACTGAAGAAATGCTTCGAGGGATCTTTGAGCCTTTTGGAAAG ATCGAAGGTATCCAGCTCATGATGGACAGCGAGACCGGACGATCCAAAGGATACGGCTTCATATCG tttgcaGATGCAGAATGTGCAAAAAAAGCTCTGGAGCAACTGAACGGCTTTGAGCTGGCCGGTCGTCCAATGAAGGTGGGGCATGTTACAGAGCGCTCAGACTCATCGACAGCCAGCTCGTTCTTGGACAACGATGAACTGGAGAGGACTGGCATCGACCTCGGCACCACAGGGCGTCTACAGCTTATGGCTCGACTAGCAGAAG GAACCGGTCTAAAGATCCCTCCTGCTGCTCAGCAGGCTCTGCAGATGACAGGGTCCATACCCTTTGGAAACATTGCTGCTCCAGCAG ccgttccagctccagctccaagTCAAGCTCTGAACCTGCCATCACAGCCGCTGGCCACACACTGCCTTCAGCTGTCCAACCTCTTCAACCCACAAGC aGAAAACGATCCCAGCTGGGCCATCGAGATCCAAGATGATGTTATTGAGGAGTGCAACAAACACGGAGGGATTGTTCACATTTATGTCGATAAGAACTCTGCTCAA GGTAACGTGTACGTGAAGTGTCCCTCAATACCAGCAGCAATGGCAACTGTAAATGCACTTCATGGACGCTGGTTTGCAG gCAAAATGATAACAGCTGCCTACGTTCCTTTACCAACCTACCACAACCTTTTCCCTGATTCAGTAACGGCAAAGCAGCTTCTAATGCCGGCACGTCGATAG
- the rbm39b gene encoding RNA-binding protein 39 isoform X2, with protein MADDFDVEAMLEAPYRKDEIKSSHANGHDDQNKNVVTCFRKRRSRSKSRSPGSKKRRSRSRDKKKGKKRSRSRERKRSRSRERHRSGSRSKERSGRYKARKSPIRKRSKSRSPFKKEKSPIRQPIDNLTPEERDARTVFCMQLAARIRARDLEDFFSAVGKVRDVRMISDRNSRRSKGIAYIEFVEASSVPLAIGLTGQRLLGVPIIVQASQAEKNRAAAAANNLQKGSSGPMRLYVGSLHFNITEEMLRGIFEPFGKIEGIQLMMDSETGRSKGYGFISFADAECAKKALEQLNGFELAGRPMKVGHVTERSDSSTASSFLDNDELERTGIDLGTTGRLQLMARLAEGTGLKIPPAAQQALQMTGSIPFGNIAAPAAVPAPAPSQALNLPSQPLATHCLQLSNLFNPQAENDPSWAIEIQDDVIEECNKHGGIVHIYVDKNSAQGNVYVKCPSIPAAMATVNALHGRWFAGKMITAAYVPLPTYHNLFPDSVTAKQLLMPARR; from the exons ATGGCTGATGATTTTGACGTAGAGGCCATGCTGGAGGCTCCATACAGAAAG GATGAGATCAAGTCCTCTCATGCAAATGGACATGACGACCAGAACAAGAA TGTTGTGACATGTTTCAGGAAAAGGAGGAGTCGAAGCAAGAGCCGAAGCCCAGGCTCTAAgaagagaagaagcaggagCCGAGACAAAAAGAAGGGCAAGAAGAGAAGCAGGAGCCGAGAAAGAAAGCGAAGCCGTAGCAGAGAGCGCCATCGCAGCGGCTCCCGAAGCAAGGAACGCTCCGGCCGATACAAAGCACGCAAAAGCCCCAT ccGGAAACGTTCCAAAAGTCGAAGTCccttcaaaaaagaaaagagtccCATCAG GCAACCAATTGACAATCTCACACCAGAGGAGAGGGATGCCCGCACAGTTTTCTGCATGCAGCTCGCTGCAAGAATCAGAGCCCGAGACCTGGAAGATTTCTTCTCGGCTGTCGGAAAA GTGAGAGATGTGAGAATGATCtcagacagaaactccaggagATCAAAGGGCATCGCATACATCGAGTTCGTGGAGGCTTCGTCTGTACCGCTGGCGATTGGATTGACCGGCCAGAGGCTTTTAGGAGTGCCCATCATTGTACAGGCCTCACAG gcagagaaaaacagagctgcagctgctgccaaTAACCTACAGAAGGGCAGTTCGGGTCCGATGCGGCTGTACGTGGGCTCGCTGCACTTCAACATCACTGAAGAAATGCTTCGAGGGATCTTTGAGCCTTTTGGAAAG ATCGAAGGTATCCAGCTCATGATGGACAGCGAGACCGGACGATCCAAAGGATACGGCTTCATATCG tttgcaGATGCAGAATGTGCAAAAAAAGCTCTGGAGCAACTGAACGGCTTTGAGCTGGCCGGTCGTCCAATGAAGGTGGGGCATGTTACAGAGCGCTCAGACTCATCGACAGCCAGCTCGTTCTTGGACAACGATGAACTGGAGAGGACTGGCATCGACCTCGGCACCACAGGGCGTCTACAGCTTATGGCTCGACTAGCAGAAG GAACCGGTCTAAAGATCCCTCCTGCTGCTCAGCAGGCTCTGCAGATGACAGGGTCCATACCCTTTGGAAACATTGCTGCTCCAGCAG ccgttccagctccagctccaagTCAAGCTCTGAACCTGCCATCACAGCCGCTGGCCACACACTGCCTTCAGCTGTCCAACCTCTTCAACCCACAAGC aGAAAACGATCCCAGCTGGGCCATCGAGATCCAAGATGATGTTATTGAGGAGTGCAACAAACACGGAGGGATTGTTCACATTTATGTCGATAAGAACTCTGCTCAA GGTAACGTGTACGTGAAGTGTCCCTCAATACCAGCAGCAATGGCAACTGTAAATGCACTTCATGGACGCTGGTTTGCAG gCAAAATGATAACAGCTGCCTACGTTCCTTTACCAACCTACCACAACCTTTTCCCTGATTCAGTAACGGCAAAGCAGCTTCTAATGCCGGCACGTCGATAG
- the rbm39b gene encoding RNA-binding protein 39 isoform X4, with amino-acid sequence MADDFDVEAMLEAPYRKDEIKSSHANGHDDQNKKKRRSRSKSRSPGSKKRRSRSRDKKKGKKRSRSRERKRSRSRERHRSGSRSKERSGRYKARKSPIRKRSKSRSPFKKEKSPIRQPIDNLTPEERDARTVFCMQLAARIRARDLEDFFSAVGKVRDVRMISDRNSRRSKGIAYIEFVEASSVPLAIGLTGQRLLGVPIIVQASQAEKNRAAAAANNLQKGSSGPMRLYVGSLHFNITEEMLRGIFEPFGKIEGIQLMMDSETGRSKGYGFISFADAECAKKALEQLNGFELAGRPMKVGHVTERSDSSTASSFLDNDELERTGIDLGTTGRLQLMARLAEGTGLKIPPAAQQALQMTGSIPFGNIAAPAAVPAPAPSQALNLPSQPLATHCLQLSNLFNPQAENDPSWAIEIQDDVIEECNKHGGIVHIYVDKNSAQGNVYVKCPSIPAAMATVNALHGRWFAGKMITAAYVPLPTYHNLFPDSVTAKQLLMPARR; translated from the exons ATGGCTGATGATTTTGACGTAGAGGCCATGCTGGAGGCTCCATACAGAAAG GATGAGATCAAGTCCTCTCATGCAAATGGACATGACGACCAGAACAAGAA GAAAAGGAGGAGTCGAAGCAAGAGCCGAAGCCCAGGCTCTAAgaagagaagaagcaggagCCGAGACAAAAAGAAGGGCAAGAAGAGAAGCAGGAGCCGAGAAAGAAAGCGAAGCCGTAGCAGAGAGCGCCATCGCAGCGGCTCCCGAAGCAAGGAACGCTCCGGCCGATACAAAGCACGCAAAAGCCCCAT ccGGAAACGTTCCAAAAGTCGAAGTCccttcaaaaaagaaaagagtccCATCAG GCAACCAATTGACAATCTCACACCAGAGGAGAGGGATGCCCGCACAGTTTTCTGCATGCAGCTCGCTGCAAGAATCAGAGCCCGAGACCTGGAAGATTTCTTCTCGGCTGTCGGAAAA GTGAGAGATGTGAGAATGATCtcagacagaaactccaggagATCAAAGGGCATCGCATACATCGAGTTCGTGGAGGCTTCGTCTGTACCGCTGGCGATTGGATTGACCGGCCAGAGGCTTTTAGGAGTGCCCATCATTGTACAGGCCTCACAG gcagagaaaaacagagctgcagctgctgccaaTAACCTACAGAAGGGCAGTTCGGGTCCGATGCGGCTGTACGTGGGCTCGCTGCACTTCAACATCACTGAAGAAATGCTTCGAGGGATCTTTGAGCCTTTTGGAAAG ATCGAAGGTATCCAGCTCATGATGGACAGCGAGACCGGACGATCCAAAGGATACGGCTTCATATCG tttgcaGATGCAGAATGTGCAAAAAAAGCTCTGGAGCAACTGAACGGCTTTGAGCTGGCCGGTCGTCCAATGAAGGTGGGGCATGTTACAGAGCGCTCAGACTCATCGACAGCCAGCTCGTTCTTGGACAACGATGAACTGGAGAGGACTGGCATCGACCTCGGCACCACAGGGCGTCTACAGCTTATGGCTCGACTAGCAGAAG GAACCGGTCTAAAGATCCCTCCTGCTGCTCAGCAGGCTCTGCAGATGACAGGGTCCATACCCTTTGGAAACATTGCTGCTCCAGCAG ccgttccagctccagctccaagTCAAGCTCTGAACCTGCCATCACAGCCGCTGGCCACACACTGCCTTCAGCTGTCCAACCTCTTCAACCCACAAGC aGAAAACGATCCCAGCTGGGCCATCGAGATCCAAGATGATGTTATTGAGGAGTGCAACAAACACGGAGGGATTGTTCACATTTATGTCGATAAGAACTCTGCTCAA GGTAACGTGTACGTGAAGTGTCCCTCAATACCAGCAGCAATGGCAACTGTAAATGCACTTCATGGACGCTGGTTTGCAG gCAAAATGATAACAGCTGCCTACGTTCCTTTACCAACCTACCACAACCTTTTCCCTGATTCAGTAACGGCAAAGCAGCTTCTAATGCCGGCACGTCGATAG
- the rbm39b gene encoding RNA-binding protein 39 isoform X1, whose amino-acid sequence MADDFDVEAMLEAPYRKDEIKSSHANGHDDQNKNVVTCFRKRRSRSKSRSPGSKKRRSRSRDKKKGKKRSRSRERKRSRSRERHRSGSRSKERSGRYKARKSPIRKRSKSRSPFKKEKSPIRQPIDNLTPEERDARTVFCMQLAARIRARDLEDFFSAVGKVRDVRMISDRNSRRSKGIAYIEFVEASSVPLAIGLTGQRLLGVPIIVQASQVMAEKNRAAAAANNLQKGSSGPMRLYVGSLHFNITEEMLRGIFEPFGKIEGIQLMMDSETGRSKGYGFISFADAECAKKALEQLNGFELAGRPMKVGHVTERSDSSTASSFLDNDELERTGIDLGTTGRLQLMARLAEGTGLKIPPAAQQALQMTGSIPFGNIAAPAAVPAPAPSQALNLPSQPLATHCLQLSNLFNPQAENDPSWAIEIQDDVIEECNKHGGIVHIYVDKNSAQGNVYVKCPSIPAAMATVNALHGRWFAGKMITAAYVPLPTYHNLFPDSVTAKQLLMPARR is encoded by the exons ATGGCTGATGATTTTGACGTAGAGGCCATGCTGGAGGCTCCATACAGAAAG GATGAGATCAAGTCCTCTCATGCAAATGGACATGACGACCAGAACAAGAA TGTTGTGACATGTTTCAGGAAAAGGAGGAGTCGAAGCAAGAGCCGAAGCCCAGGCTCTAAgaagagaagaagcaggagCCGAGACAAAAAGAAGGGCAAGAAGAGAAGCAGGAGCCGAGAAAGAAAGCGAAGCCGTAGCAGAGAGCGCCATCGCAGCGGCTCCCGAAGCAAGGAACGCTCCGGCCGATACAAAGCACGCAAAAGCCCCAT ccGGAAACGTTCCAAAAGTCGAAGTCccttcaaaaaagaaaagagtccCATCAG GCAACCAATTGACAATCTCACACCAGAGGAGAGGGATGCCCGCACAGTTTTCTGCATGCAGCTCGCTGCAAGAATCAGAGCCCGAGACCTGGAAGATTTCTTCTCGGCTGTCGGAAAA GTGAGAGATGTGAGAATGATCtcagacagaaactccaggagATCAAAGGGCATCGCATACATCGAGTTCGTGGAGGCTTCGTCTGTACCGCTGGCGATTGGATTGACCGGCCAGAGGCTTTTAGGAGTGCCCATCATTGTACAGGCCTCACAGGTTATG gcagagaaaaacagagctgcagctgctgccaaTAACCTACAGAAGGGCAGTTCGGGTCCGATGCGGCTGTACGTGGGCTCGCTGCACTTCAACATCACTGAAGAAATGCTTCGAGGGATCTTTGAGCCTTTTGGAAAG ATCGAAGGTATCCAGCTCATGATGGACAGCGAGACCGGACGATCCAAAGGATACGGCTTCATATCG tttgcaGATGCAGAATGTGCAAAAAAAGCTCTGGAGCAACTGAACGGCTTTGAGCTGGCCGGTCGTCCAATGAAGGTGGGGCATGTTACAGAGCGCTCAGACTCATCGACAGCCAGCTCGTTCTTGGACAACGATGAACTGGAGAGGACTGGCATCGACCTCGGCACCACAGGGCGTCTACAGCTTATGGCTCGACTAGCAGAAG GAACCGGTCTAAAGATCCCTCCTGCTGCTCAGCAGGCTCTGCAGATGACAGGGTCCATACCCTTTGGAAACATTGCTGCTCCAGCAG ccgttccagctccagctccaagTCAAGCTCTGAACCTGCCATCACAGCCGCTGGCCACACACTGCCTTCAGCTGTCCAACCTCTTCAACCCACAAGC aGAAAACGATCCCAGCTGGGCCATCGAGATCCAAGATGATGTTATTGAGGAGTGCAACAAACACGGAGGGATTGTTCACATTTATGTCGATAAGAACTCTGCTCAA GGTAACGTGTACGTGAAGTGTCCCTCAATACCAGCAGCAATGGCAACTGTAAATGCACTTCATGGACGCTGGTTTGCAG gCAAAATGATAACAGCTGCCTACGTTCCTTTACCAACCTACCACAACCTTTTCCCTGATTCAGTAACGGCAAAGCAGCTTCTAATGCCGGCACGTCGATAG